A genomic window from Gossypium hirsutum isolate 1008001.06 chromosome D10, Gossypium_hirsutum_v2.1, whole genome shotgun sequence includes:
- the LOC107930076 gene encoding ribulose bisphosphate carboxylase/oxygenase activase 2, chloroplastic produces the protein MAAAVSTIGAVNRAPLSLNGSGAGASVPSSAFMGNSLKKVSARFNNNGKAPAGSFKIVAAKEIDEDTQTDQDRWKGLAYDISDDQQDITRGKGMVDSLFQAPMNDGTHYAVMSSYEYLSQGLRTYDLDNNMDGFYIAPAFMDKLVVHITKNFMTLPNIKVPLILGVWGGKGQGKSFQCELVFAKMGINPIMMSAGELESGNAGEPAKLIRQRYREAADIIKKGKMCCLFINDLDAGAGRMGGTTQYTVNNQMVNATLMNIADNPTNVQLPGMYNKEENPRVPIIVTGNDFSTLYAPLIRDGRMEKFYWAPTREDRIGVCTGIFRTDNVPVDDLVKLVDTFPGQSIDFFGALRARVYDDEVRKWIGEVGVNGVGKKLVNSREGPPSFEQPKMTIEKLLEYGYMLVAEQENVKRVQLADKYLSEAALGNANDDAIKRGAF, from the exons ATGGCGGCCGCCGTCTCCACCATCGGTGCTGTCAACCGAGCACCG TTGAGTTTGAATGGATCAGGTGCCGGAGCTTCTGTTCCAAGCTCAGCTTTCATGGGGAACAGCTTGAAGAAAGTGAGCGCTAGGTTCAACAACAACGGCAAGGCTCCAGCGGGAAGTTTCAAGATTGTGGCTGCCAAAGAAATCGACGAAGACACGCAGACCGACCAGGACCGATGGAAGGGTCTTGCTTATGATATCTCCGATGACCAACAAGACATTACCAGAGGGAAAGGTATGGTCGACTCATTGTTCCAAGCTCCCATGAACGATGGTACTCACTATGCTGTCATGAGCTCCTATGAATACCTTAGCCAAGGCCTTCGCAC ATACGACTTGGACAACAACATGGATGGATTCTACATTGCCCCAGCTTTCATGGACAAGCTTGTTGTTCACATCACCAAGAACTTCATGACCCTTCCTAACATTAAG GTTCCTCTTATCTTGGGTGTTTGGGGAGGCAAAGGTCAAGGAAAATCTTTCCAATGTGAGCTTGTCTTTGCCAAGATGGGAATCAA CCCCATTATGATGAGTGCCGGAGAATTGGAAAGTGGGAACGCCGGAGAACCAGCCAAGTTGATCAGGCAAAGGTACCGTGAGGCCGCCGACATTATCAAGAAAGGGAAAATGTGTTGCCTCTTCATCAACGATCTCGACGCTGGAGCCGGTCGTATGGGAGGAACCACACAATACACAGTGAACAACCAAatggtgaacgccacactcatgAACATCGCTGATAACCCCACCAACGTTCAGCTCCCCGGTATGTACAACAAGGAAGAGAACCCTCGTGTTCCGATCATCGTCACCGGTAACGATTTCTCGACGCTGTACGCGCCTCTCATCCGTGACGGTCGTATGGAGAAGTTTTACTGGGCACCCACCAGGGAAGATAGGATCGGTGTTTGCACAGGTATTTTCAGGACCGACAATGTTCCCGTTGATGACCTTGTTAAGCTTGTTGACACCTTCCCGGGCCAATCCATTG ACTTTTTCGGTGCTCTGAGGGCCAGAGTTTACGATGACGAAGTGAGGAAATGGATCGGAGAGGTCGGAGTCAATGGTGTCGGGAAAAAGCTCGTGAACTCGAGGGAAGGGCCACCATCTTTCGAGCAACCGAAGATGACCATTGAGAAGCTGTTGGAATATGGATACATGCTTGTTGCTGAGCAAGAGAATGTGAAGAGGGTTCAATTGGCTGACAAATATTTGAGTGAAGCTGCCCTTGGAAATGCTAATGACGATGCTATCAAGAGAGGAGCTTTCTAA